From Cellvibrio zantedeschiae, the proteins below share one genomic window:
- a CDS encoding EAL domain-containing protein produces MNRLNAKPTVLVVDDDEAARLMMAATLEQADFSVVTAADCAEARQVFEQNHVDIILLDVLLPDGDGFTLCAEFLKHPRGRDLPIAMVTGLDDVESIALGYQSGATDFITKPVSWGTLPYRIQYILRASNAFLDLSLSESKTRALLSAIPDIIMRVQRDGKVLDMQVGSYVYDMGEWLTHETGDLFGYLPKGIFNSVEAVIDSAFANNEMQLIEFQWSQDPSRIRYWEARVLPRGSNEVLMVVREITNRKKQDNQLRLWAKVFEGSNEAIMITDADLHIISVNRAYENIMGFTEAEVLGVDTIAEGARLHTHSFFRNLVSILREQGYWQGELFNQRKNGETFPSWYSISLVSNAQGKPENYIAIFNDITEFKNSRAQIEFLAHHDNLTGLPNRVLLNDRLDMAINTAKRLDEKVGVLFIDLDRFKNVNDSLGHTVGDQLLKEAAKRLSSTIRTGDTVSRLGGDEFVVLFPKIKDETSLADLTIKLRDVLQHPYNLGDISLHITPSIGIAVYPDDGENVNSLIKNADAAMYLAKEKGRNNYQFYTPLLNARTLDRLKLESDLRLALEHGGFEVHYQPQLISKTGSLWGAEALVRWRHPERGLISPVDFIPLAEETGLIIPLGDWVFAQAARQVTAWRKQGMPNLVVAVNISVVQFRKDDFIQRIEAILKEEGAVSSSIELELTESILMHDMESSIQTLNYLRGQGFRIAIDDFGTGYSSLNYLRRLPVNVLKIDQSFVREMLVEQASLAIVESIISLAHSLGKETIAEGVETKAELDVLTDRGCRLMQGYYFSKPLPAPQFEAWVKARENHSLAMQRY; encoded by the coding sequence GTGAATAGATTGAACGCTAAGCCCACAGTTTTAGTTGTGGACGATGACGAAGCTGCACGTCTGATGATGGCCGCTACGCTGGAACAAGCAGATTTCAGTGTGGTGACAGCAGCGGATTGTGCAGAGGCGAGACAGGTTTTTGAACAAAACCACGTAGATATTATTTTATTAGATGTGCTTTTGCCTGATGGCGATGGTTTTACGTTGTGCGCAGAGTTTTTAAAACATCCGCGTGGGCGCGATTTGCCTATCGCCATGGTAACGGGGCTGGACGATGTTGAATCTATTGCCCTGGGTTACCAGAGTGGCGCTACAGATTTCATTACCAAGCCGGTGAGTTGGGGCACACTGCCTTATCGCATCCAATATATTTTGCGTGCAAGCAATGCTTTTTTAGACTTGAGCTTAAGTGAAAGTAAAACTCGCGCTTTGTTATCTGCCATTCCCGATATCATTATGCGTGTTCAGCGCGATGGAAAAGTTCTGGACATGCAAGTCGGTTCCTATGTGTACGACATGGGCGAGTGGCTTACTCATGAAACTGGTGACTTGTTTGGATATTTACCCAAAGGAATTTTCAATTCAGTAGAAGCTGTTATCGACAGCGCATTTGCAAATAATGAAATGCAGTTGATTGAATTCCAATGGTCGCAAGATCCCTCGCGTATACGCTACTGGGAAGCCCGGGTGTTACCGCGCGGAAGCAATGAAGTGCTCATGGTCGTGCGCGAAATCACCAATCGCAAAAAGCAGGACAATCAATTGCGGCTCTGGGCAAAAGTATTTGAAGGCTCCAATGAAGCCATCATGATTACTGATGCGGACTTGCATATTATTTCTGTGAATCGCGCTTACGAAAATATTATGGGCTTTACCGAAGCAGAAGTTCTTGGGGTGGATACCATAGCAGAGGGCGCGCGTTTACATACGCATAGTTTCTTTAGAAATTTGGTCAGCATTTTACGTGAACAGGGTTACTGGCAGGGCGAGTTATTTAATCAGCGTAAAAATGGCGAAACCTTTCCGTCCTGGTATTCCATTAGTCTTGTTTCAAATGCGCAGGGAAAACCTGAAAATTACATTGCTATTTTTAACGATATTACGGAATTTAAAAATTCCCGCGCACAAATTGAGTTTCTGGCTCATCACGACAATCTAACCGGCCTTCCCAATCGTGTGTTATTGAATGACCGTTTGGATATGGCGATTAATACTGCAAAACGTCTGGATGAAAAAGTGGGCGTGCTGTTTATTGATCTCGATCGTTTTAAAAATGTCAACGATTCACTCGGGCACACGGTTGGCGATCAATTATTAAAAGAAGCAGCCAAGCGTTTAAGCTCAACTATTCGCACCGGCGACACAGTATCGCGTTTGGGTGGTGATGAATTCGTCGTACTTTTTCCCAAGATAAAAGATGAAACAAGTCTTGCTGATCTCACGATTAAACTGCGGGATGTTTTGCAGCATCCTTACAATCTTGGCGATATTAGTTTGCACATAACACCCAGTATCGGCATTGCTGTTTATCCCGATGACGGTGAAAACGTTAATAGCCTTATAAAAAATGCGGATGCGGCAATGTATCTTGCAAAAGAAAAAGGCCGTAATAATTATCAGTTTTATACACCGCTTTTAAATGCGCGGACGCTTGATAGATTAAAACTTGAAAGCGATTTGCGCCTGGCCTTGGAACATGGCGGCTTTGAAGTTCATTACCAGCCACAACTTATTTCCAAAACAGGGAGTTTGTGGGGGGCGGAAGCTTTAGTACGTTGGCGCCATCCAGAACGCGGATTAATTTCTCCGGTTGATTTTATTCCGCTAGCAGAAGAAACAGGCTTAATTATTCCCCTTGGCGATTGGGTTTTTGCGCAAGCGGCGCGGCAAGTCACTGCGTGGCGCAAGCAGGGAATGCCCAACCTGGTTGTAGCGGTCAATATTTCAGTGGTGCAATTTCGCAAAGACGATTTTATACAGCGTATTGAGGCAATTTTAAAGGAAGAGGGCGCTGTATCGTCTTCGATTGAATTGGAATTGACAGAAAGTATTTTGATGCACGATATGGAATCGTCAATTCAGACGTTGAATTATTTGCGCGGTCAAGGTTTCCGCATTGCTATCGACGATTTTGGTACGGGCTATTCAAGTTTGAATTATCTGCGTCGGTTACCTGTAAACGTTTTAAAAATTGACCAATCATTTGTGCGTGAAATGTTAGTTGAACAGGCATCGCTCGCAATTGTGGAGTCCATTATTTCGCTGGCGCATTCGCTAGGCAAAGAAACTATTGCTGAAGGTGTGGAGACAAAAGCTGAGCTTGATGTTTTAACTGATCGCGGTTGCCGCTTGATGCAAGGTTATTACTTTTCAAAACCTTTACCCGCGCCCCAGTTTGAAGCCTGGGTTAAGGCGCGTGAGAATCATAGCCTGGCTATGCAGCGCTATTGA